A window of Cellulomonas fimi contains these coding sequences:
- a CDS encoding DUF2752 domain-containing protein, which produces MTAASGSVRTPLLVGAATALATVAVALRDPHVQNSWGVCPLHVLTGLWCPGCGGLRAVHDLAHLDVAGAWGMNPLVVALVPVAVAVWAVWTWRSATGRAPLRTLPGRWAWAVLALVVTFAVLRNLPPFAPFLAP; this is translated from the coding sequence GTGACAGCGGCGTCCGGGTCCGTCCGGACGCCGCTGCTCGTCGGTGCGGCGACGGCGCTCGCGACCGTCGCCGTCGCGCTGCGCGACCCGCACGTGCAGAACAGCTGGGGCGTGTGCCCGCTGCACGTGCTCACCGGCCTGTGGTGCCCCGGGTGCGGCGGGCTGCGAGCGGTGCACGACCTGGCGCACCTCGACGTCGCGGGTGCGTGGGGGATGAACCCGCTCGTCGTCGCGCTCGTCCCGGTCGCCGTCGCCGTGTGGGCGGTGTGGACGTGGCGCTCCGCGACCGGCCGGGCACCGCTGCGCACCCTGCCGGGTCGCTGGGCGTGGGCCGTGCTGGCGCTCGTCGTGACCTTCGCCGTCCTGCGCAACCTCCCGCCGTTCGCGCCGTTCCTCGCCCCCTGA
- the trpC gene encoding indole-3-glycerol phosphate synthase TrpC has product MTVLDDIVAGVREDLAVREAATPLAAVKELAAKRPSAIECLGRLRVEDAVTVIAEVKRSSPSKGALATITDPAALATEYEKGGATAISVLTEQRRFNGSLADLDAVRARVDIPVLRKDFVVSPYQVWEARAHGADLVLLIVAALEQTVLESLVDRVHSLGMTALVEVHDTEEVARAVDAGARVIGVNARNLKTLDVDRTTFSRVAPSIPSDVVKIAESGVRGPHDVMDYARAGADTVLVGEALVTDDAPRQSVADLVAAGSHPSLRAVRQ; this is encoded by the coding sequence ATGACCGTGCTCGACGACATCGTCGCAGGCGTCAGGGAGGACCTTGCTGTCCGGGAGGCGGCGACGCCGCTCGCCGCCGTCAAGGAGCTCGCGGCGAAGCGGCCGTCGGCGATCGAGTGCCTCGGGCGCCTGCGCGTCGAGGACGCCGTGACGGTCATCGCCGAGGTCAAGCGGTCGAGCCCGAGCAAGGGCGCGCTCGCGACCATCACCGACCCCGCGGCGCTCGCGACGGAGTACGAGAAGGGCGGCGCGACCGCGATCTCCGTGCTCACCGAGCAGCGGCGGTTCAACGGGTCGCTCGCGGACCTGGACGCGGTGCGCGCGCGCGTCGACATCCCGGTGCTGCGCAAGGACTTCGTCGTCAGCCCGTACCAGGTCTGGGAGGCGCGCGCGCACGGCGCCGACCTCGTGCTGCTGATCGTCGCGGCGCTCGAGCAGACCGTGCTCGAGTCGCTCGTCGACCGCGTGCACTCGCTCGGCATGACGGCCCTGGTCGAGGTGCACGACACCGAGGAGGTGGCCCGCGCGGTGGATGCCGGTGCCCGCGTCATCGGCGTCAACGCGCGCAACCTCAAGACCCTCGACGTGGACCGCACGACGTTCTCCCGGGTCGCCCCGTCGATCCCGTCCGACGTCGTCAAGATCGCCGAGTCGGGCGTGCGCGGGCCGCACGACGTCATGGACTACGCACGCGCCGGTGCGGACACGGTGCTGGTCGGCGAGGCGCTCGTGACCGACGACGCGCCCCGCCAGTCCGTCGCGGACCTCGTGGCCGCCGGGTCGCACCCGTCCCTGCGGGCGGTGCGCCAGTGA
- the lgt gene encoding prolipoprotein diacylglyceryl transferase has product MSAAVLASIPSPSQGVWHLGPFPVRAYAIAILLGIVAALWLTRRRWAERGGDPDTVLEISFWAVPFGIVGGRIYHVITSPQAYFGEGGDPVRALFIWEGGLGIWGAVAFGAVGAWIGCRRQGVRLAPFADALAPGLLVAQAIGRLGNWFNQELFGGPTTLPWGLQIDDAHLPAGFDSGTLFHPTFLYEMLWNLAGAAVLIWADRRFKLGHGRVFWLYVVIYTTGRLWIELVRIDPASTILGLRVNVWTSIIVGLGALVAFVMVGRRHPGRDTTLLLAPPTAQDDEESTSEAAR; this is encoded by the coding sequence GTGAGCGCCGCCGTGCTCGCGTCGATCCCGAGCCCGTCGCAGGGCGTCTGGCACCTCGGGCCCTTCCCGGTGCGCGCGTACGCGATCGCGATCCTGCTGGGCATCGTCGCGGCGCTGTGGCTCACGCGGCGGCGCTGGGCCGAGCGCGGCGGTGACCCCGACACGGTGCTGGAGATCTCGTTCTGGGCGGTGCCGTTCGGCATCGTCGGCGGGCGCATCTACCACGTCATCACGTCGCCGCAGGCGTACTTCGGCGAGGGCGGCGACCCGGTCCGCGCGCTGTTCATCTGGGAGGGCGGGCTCGGCATCTGGGGCGCGGTCGCGTTCGGCGCGGTCGGTGCGTGGATCGGCTGCCGCCGTCAGGGCGTGCGGCTCGCGCCGTTCGCCGACGCGCTCGCGCCCGGGCTGCTCGTCGCGCAGGCGATCGGCCGGCTCGGCAACTGGTTCAACCAGGAGCTGTTCGGCGGTCCGACGACGCTGCCGTGGGGACTGCAGATCGACGACGCGCACCTGCCGGCCGGGTTCGACTCGGGCACGCTGTTCCACCCCACGTTCCTGTACGAGATGCTCTGGAACCTCGCGGGTGCCGCGGTGCTGATCTGGGCCGACCGCCGGTTCAAGCTCGGGCACGGCCGCGTGTTCTGGCTCTACGTCGTGATCTACACGACCGGGCGCCTGTGGATCGAGCTCGTGCGGATCGACCCGGCGAGCACGATCCTGGGGCTCCGGGTCAACGTCTGGACGTCCATCATCGTGGGCCTCGGCGCGCTGGTAGCGTTCGTGATGGTCGGGCGCCGTCATCCAGGGCGCGACACGACCCTCCTGCTGGCACCCCCGACCGCGCAGGACGACGAGGAGAGCACGTCCGAGGCCGCTCGCTGA
- the trpB gene encoding tryptophan synthase subunit beta codes for MQVDTAGGPLATHAGPYFGDFGGRYVPEALIAALDELDTEYHKALTDPAFGRELARLHRTYTGRPSPLTEVPRFARHVADGVRVFLKREDLNHTGSHKINNVLGQALLVKRMGKTRVIAETGAGQHGVATATAAALLDLECVVYMGEEDTQRQALNVARMQLLGATVVPVTIGSRTLKDAINEALRDWVANVESTHYLLGTVTGPHPFPEMVRDFHKIIGEEARAQLLEEIGRLPDAVAACVGGGSNAMGIFNAFLDDADVRLFGFEAGGAGISSGRHAARFSGGLPGVLHGAKSYLLQDEDGQTLPSHSVSAGLDYPSVGPEHAWLHDIGRAQYRPVTDDEAMEAFRLLCRTEGIIPAIESAHALAGAIQLGREAASWRGDDGHDPVLLVNLSGRGDKDVATAAAWFGLLEDEPVVLADENEQL; via the coding sequence CTGCAGGTCGACACCGCGGGCGGACCGCTCGCGACGCACGCCGGGCCGTACTTCGGGGACTTCGGCGGGCGGTACGTGCCCGAGGCGCTGATCGCGGCGCTCGACGAGCTCGACACCGAGTACCACAAGGCGCTCACCGACCCGGCGTTCGGCCGCGAGCTTGCGCGCCTGCACCGCACCTACACGGGGCGTCCCAGCCCGCTGACGGAGGTCCCGCGGTTCGCGCGGCACGTCGCCGACGGCGTCCGCGTCTTCCTCAAGCGCGAGGACCTCAACCACACGGGCTCGCACAAGATCAACAACGTGCTCGGCCAGGCGCTGCTCGTGAAGCGCATGGGCAAGACGCGCGTCATCGCCGAGACGGGCGCGGGCCAGCACGGCGTCGCGACCGCGACCGCGGCGGCGTTGCTCGACCTCGAGTGCGTCGTCTACATGGGCGAGGAGGACACGCAGCGCCAGGCGCTCAACGTCGCGCGCATGCAGCTCCTCGGCGCGACGGTCGTGCCCGTGACGATCGGGTCGCGCACGCTCAAGGACGCGATCAACGAGGCGCTGCGCGACTGGGTCGCCAACGTCGAGTCGACGCACTACCTGCTCGGCACGGTGACGGGACCGCACCCGTTCCCCGAGATGGTCCGCGACTTCCACAAGATCATCGGCGAGGAGGCCCGCGCCCAGCTCCTCGAGGAGATCGGCCGCCTGCCCGACGCGGTCGCGGCGTGCGTCGGCGGCGGGTCGAACGCGATGGGCATCTTCAACGCCTTCCTCGACGACGCCGACGTCCGGCTGTTCGGCTTCGAGGCCGGCGGTGCGGGCATCTCGTCGGGTCGGCACGCGGCGCGGTTCTCGGGCGGCCTGCCGGGCGTCCTGCACGGCGCGAAGTCGTACCTCCTGCAGGACGAGGACGGGCAGACGCTGCCCAGCCACTCGGTGTCGGCGGGCCTGGACTACCCGAGCGTCGGTCCCGAGCACGCGTGGCTCCACGACATCGGCCGCGCGCAGTACCGGCCCGTGACCGACGACGAGGCGATGGAGGCGTTCCGCCTGCTGTGCCGGACCGAGGGGATCATCCCCGCGATCGAGTCCGCGCACGCCCTCGCGGGCGCGATCCAGCTCGGCCGCGAGGCCGCGTCGTGGCGCGGGGACGACGGCCACGACCCGGTGCTGCTCGTCAACCTGTCGGGTCGCGGGGACAAGGACGTCGCGACCGCGGCCGCGTGGTTCGGGCTCCTCGAGGACGAGCCGGTCGTGCTGGCCGACGAGAACGAGCAGCTGTGA
- a CDS encoding HGxxPAAW family protein: MSDQSLAHRAQNVTRTETVHLPPATPPVNHGKTVAGWTTTYGVLVGGVVMSVAVVFALVWLFWVGLGVAVVALVLGKVLQGMGYGQGGEHTRSRDGRPGAH; the protein is encoded by the coding sequence ATGTCTGACCAGTCTCTCGCGCACCGCGCGCAGAACGTCACCCGGACCGAGACGGTCCACCTCCCGCCCGCGACCCCGCCGGTCAACCACGGCAAGACGGTCGCCGGCTGGACGACCACGTACGGCGTCCTCGTCGGCGGTGTGGTCATGTCCGTCGCGGTGGTCTTCGCGCTCGTGTGGCTGTTCTGGGTCGGCCTCGGTGTCGCGGTCGTCGCTCTCGTGCTCGGCAAGGTCCTGCAGGGCATGGGCTACGGCCAGGGCGGCGAGCACACGCGGTCCCGGGACGGACGACCCGGGGCGCACTGA
- a CDS encoding DUF4190 domain-containing protein, protein MSSTDPQPSASGGDPWRKPETGGAPGAAGPGPAAPGYGPAEPPASVPPGAVSPYGSGPAYPPAPAYGAPQYPAPGGYAPAYGYGYGYPKNSYAVWALVLGILSLVSCGFLTGIPAIIVGNNAKKAAAVGEADNPGMATAGVVLGWIGTALSAVGLLVYLVWIVFAVAMVATTPST, encoded by the coding sequence ATGAGCAGCACCGACCCCCAGCCGTCCGCGTCCGGCGGCGACCCCTGGCGCAAGCCCGAGACGGGCGGCGCCCCCGGCGCCGCGGGACCGGGCCCGGCGGCTCCGGGGTACGGTCCGGCGGAGCCCCCGGCGTCGGTGCCGCCCGGGGCCGTGAGCCCGTACGGGTCCGGCCCCGCCTACCCGCCGGCGCCGGCCTACGGCGCCCCGCAGTACCCGGCCCCGGGCGGGTACGCGCCCGCGTACGGGTACGGGTACGGGTACCCGAAGAACAGCTACGCCGTCTGGGCCCTCGTCCTCGGCATCCTGTCGCTCGTCTCGTGCGGGTTCCTCACGGGCATCCCCGCGATCATCGTCGGCAACAACGCCAAGAAGGCCGCCGCGGTCGGCGAGGCGGACAACCCCGGGATGGCCACCGCGGGCGTCGTGCTCGGGTGGATCGGCACGGCCCTGTCGGCCGTGGGCCTGCTCGTCTACCTCGTCTGGATCGTCTTCGCGGTCGCGATGGTCGCGACGACCCCGTCGACCTGA
- a CDS encoding DUF4190 domain-containing protein: protein MSTPNEPQNPFEKGSTPEGGAPGYPAAPPPAGGGYPAAPPPPQSGYPSAPQYPSAPQYGGAPAYGGAPGQGYGTPYPKNSLGVWSLVLGLVGLVLCGLFTGIPAIIVGMNAKKAVQRGEANNGGLATAGIVIGWIAIALSIVGIIVFAAMVNSPEFQDAFWDSYNSSN, encoded by the coding sequence ATGTCGACCCCCAACGAGCCGCAGAACCCGTTCGAGAAGGGCTCCACGCCCGAGGGCGGCGCACCCGGCTACCCCGCGGCTCCGCCGCCCGCCGGTGGCGGCTACCCGGCGGCCCCGCCGCCCCCGCAGTCCGGCTACCCGTCGGCACCGCAGTACCCGTCGGCACCGCAGTACGGCGGCGCGCCCGCCTACGGCGGAGCCCCCGGGCAGGGCTACGGCACGCCCTACCCGAAGAACAGCCTGGGGGTGTGGTCGCTGGTCCTCGGGCTCGTCGGGCTCGTCCTCTGCGGCCTGTTCACGGGTATCCCGGCGATCATCGTCGGGATGAACGCCAAGAAGGCGGTGCAGCGCGGCGAGGCGAACAACGGCGGCCTGGCCACGGCCGGCATCGTGATCGGCTGGATCGCGATCGCCCTGTCGATCGTCGGCATCATCGTGTTCGCCGCCATGGTCAACAGCCCCGAGTTCCAAGATGCCTTCTGGGACAGCTACAACTCCTCGAACTGA
- the gltB gene encoding glutamate synthase large subunit: MSTSHVSPDALVTRSGAAQQGLYDPAAEHDACGFAFVATLRGTPGRDIVDAGLTALLNLDHRGAVGAEEDSGDGAGILTQIPDAFLRDVVDAELPPAGFYAIGMAFLPVEETEQRTVVAAVEAIAAEEKLDVLAWRDVVVTADLVGPTARASMPVFRQLVVADPSRELAGIDLDRRAYRLRKRAERELGLYFASLSARTLAYKGMLTTGQLEPFFADLSDPRYATEIALVHSRFSTNTFPSWPLAQPFRLIAHNGEINTVRGNRNWMAAREGTLASEALGDLAPLLPVCTPGGSDSGSFDEVLELLHLSGRSLPHAVMMMIPEAWENHAQMDPARRAFYEYHSTLMEPWDGPAAMTFTDGTLIGSVQDRNGLRPGRYWVTEDGLVVCASEAGVLDLDPATVVAKGRLEPGRMFLVDTGKGRIVEDDEIKAQLAAQRPYAEWVRDHSVYLQQLPEREHVAHSAASVRRRQRTFGYTEEELKVLLSPMAATGAEPLGAMGSDTPVAVLSNRPRMLFDYFTQMFAQVTNPPLDAIREELVTAIGGAIGPEPNLLEDGPGHARKLVLPFPVLDNDQLAKIVHVQKEPSLGFRATTIRGLYRAAGGGAALEARLEEIFAEVDRAVADGVSFLVLSDRNSDAELAPIPSLLLLSAVHHHTLRRHTRTQISLVVEAGDVREVHHVALLIGYGAAAVNPYLAMESVEDLARNGYLPGVSPEKAVANLIKALGKGVLKVMSKMGISTIASYRGAQVFEAIGLSQPLVDRYFTGTTSRLGGIGLDVIAAEVAARHEDAYPASGNRQPHQRLAVGGEYQWRRDGEDHLFDPETVFRLQHSTRTRQMDVFREYTHRVDEQSSRLMTLRGLLAFKDGVREPIPVDEVEPVSEIVKRFNTGAMSYGSISAEAHETLAIAMNRLGGKSNTGEGGEDPERLYDPERRSAIKQIASGRFGVTSEYLTHADDIQIKLAQGAKPGEGGQLPGHKVYPWVAKTRHSTPGVGLISPPPHHDIYSIEDLAQLIHDAKNANPSARIHTKLVSEFGVGTIAAGVAKAHSDVVLISGHDGGTGASPLTSLKHAGTPWEIGLAETQQTLVLNNLRDRVVVQVDGQLKTGRDVVVGALLGAEEFGFATAPLVVSGCIMMRVCHLDTCPVGVATQNPELRSRFTGKPEFVVTFFEFIAQEVRELLAQLGFRTLEEAVGHVELLDTRAAIDHWKAEGLDLTPVLAVPDPVPGSTLHHSASQDHGLDRALDNQLISLAQDALERQEPVRIALPIRNVNRTVGTMLGHEVTKRYGGAGLPDDTIDVTVTGSAGQSFGAFLPRGITLRLFGDANDYVAKGLSGGRIVVRPDRSAVLSQHDVVAGNVIGYGATSGQVFLRGRVGERFGVRNSGATLVVEGVGDHGLEYMTGGTVVILGRTGRNLGAGMSGGTAYVLDLDVPLVNLEAVRSGELSLDPLDDEDAALVVGLLRTHLEETGSPVAAQLLEDPTATRARFTRLLPTEYARVRRALAQAEADGLDPAAPGVWDQILEVARG; encoded by the coding sequence ATGTCGACGTCGCACGTGAGCCCTGATGCGCTCGTCACGCGGTCGGGCGCGGCGCAGCAGGGTCTGTACGACCCGGCCGCCGAGCACGACGCCTGCGGCTTCGCCTTCGTCGCCACCCTGCGTGGCACCCCCGGTCGCGACATCGTCGACGCCGGCCTGACGGCGCTGCTCAACCTCGACCACCGCGGTGCCGTCGGCGCCGAGGAGGACAGCGGTGACGGTGCAGGCATCCTCACCCAGATCCCCGACGCGTTCCTGCGCGACGTCGTCGACGCCGAGCTCCCGCCCGCCGGGTTCTACGCGATCGGCATGGCCTTCCTGCCGGTCGAGGAGACCGAGCAGCGCACGGTCGTCGCCGCGGTCGAGGCCATCGCCGCCGAGGAGAAGCTCGACGTGCTCGCCTGGCGCGACGTCGTCGTCACGGCCGACCTGGTCGGCCCCACGGCGCGCGCGTCGATGCCGGTGTTCCGCCAGCTCGTCGTGGCCGACCCGTCGCGCGAGCTCGCGGGGATCGACCTCGACCGGCGCGCGTACCGCCTGCGCAAGCGCGCCGAGCGCGAGCTCGGCCTGTACTTCGCGTCGCTGTCGGCGCGCACGCTCGCCTACAAGGGCATGCTCACGACCGGTCAGCTCGAGCCGTTCTTCGCCGACCTGTCCGACCCGCGTTACGCGACCGAGATCGCGCTCGTGCACTCGCGGTTCTCGACCAACACCTTCCCGTCCTGGCCGCTCGCGCAGCCGTTCCGGCTGATCGCGCACAACGGCGAGATCAACACGGTGCGCGGCAACCGCAACTGGATGGCCGCCCGCGAGGGCACGCTCGCGAGCGAGGCGCTCGGCGACCTCGCGCCGCTGCTGCCCGTCTGCACCCCCGGCGGGTCGGACTCGGGCAGCTTCGACGAGGTGCTCGAGCTGCTGCACCTGTCCGGCCGGTCGCTGCCGCACGCGGTCATGATGATGATCCCGGAGGCGTGGGAGAACCACGCGCAGATGGACCCCGCGCGCCGCGCGTTCTACGAGTACCACTCGACGCTCATGGAGCCGTGGGACGGCCCCGCGGCGATGACGTTCACCGACGGCACGCTCATCGGCTCGGTGCAGGACCGCAACGGCCTGCGCCCCGGCCGGTACTGGGTCACGGAGGACGGCCTGGTCGTGTGCGCGTCGGAGGCCGGCGTGCTCGACCTCGACCCGGCGACGGTCGTCGCGAAGGGCCGCCTCGAGCCGGGCCGCATGTTCCTCGTCGACACCGGCAAGGGCCGGATCGTCGAGGACGACGAGATCAAGGCGCAGCTCGCGGCGCAGCGACCGTACGCCGAGTGGGTCCGCGACCACTCCGTCTACCTCCAGCAGCTGCCCGAGCGCGAGCACGTCGCGCACTCGGCCGCGTCGGTCCGCCGCCGTCAGCGCACGTTCGGCTACACCGAGGAGGAGCTCAAGGTCCTCCTCTCGCCCATGGCGGCGACGGGTGCGGAGCCGCTGGGCGCCATGGGCTCCGACACACCCGTCGCGGTGCTGTCGAACCGGCCGCGCATGCTGTTCGACTACTTCACGCAGATGTTCGCGCAGGTGACGAACCCGCCGCTCGACGCGATCCGCGAGGAGCTCGTGACCGCGATCGGCGGGGCGATCGGCCCGGAGCCGAACCTGCTGGAGGACGGCCCGGGGCACGCGCGCAAGCTCGTCCTGCCCTTCCCCGTGCTCGACAACGACCAGCTCGCGAAGATCGTGCACGTCCAGAAGGAGCCGTCGCTCGGCTTCCGCGCGACGACGATCCGGGGCCTGTACCGGGCGGCCGGCGGGGGAGCGGCCCTCGAGGCGCGCCTCGAGGAGATCTTCGCCGAGGTCGACCGCGCGGTCGCCGACGGCGTGAGCTTCCTCGTGCTGTCGGACCGCAACTCGGACGCCGAGCTCGCGCCGATCCCGTCGCTGCTGCTGCTGTCCGCGGTGCACCACCACACGCTGCGCCGGCACACCCGCACGCAGATCTCGCTCGTCGTCGAGGCCGGCGACGTCCGCGAGGTCCACCACGTCGCGCTGCTCATCGGCTACGGCGCGGCCGCCGTCAACCCGTACCTCGCCATGGAGTCGGTCGAGGACCTCGCGCGCAACGGCTACCTGCCGGGCGTCTCGCCCGAGAAGGCGGTCGCGAACCTCATCAAGGCGCTCGGCAAGGGCGTCCTCAAGGTCATGTCGAAGATGGGCATCTCGACGATCGCGTCGTACCGCGGTGCCCAGGTGTTCGAGGCGATCGGCCTGTCGCAGCCGCTCGTCGACCGGTACTTCACGGGCACCACGAGCCGGCTGGGCGGCATCGGCCTCGACGTGATCGCGGCCGAGGTCGCGGCGCGGCACGAGGACGCGTACCCCGCGTCGGGCAACCGGCAGCCGCACCAGCGGCTCGCGGTGGGCGGCGAGTACCAGTGGCGTCGCGACGGCGAGGACCACCTGTTCGACCCCGAGACGGTGTTCCGCCTGCAGCACTCGACGCGCACGCGCCAGATGGACGTGTTCCGCGAGTACACGCACCGGGTCGACGAGCAGTCGTCGCGCCTGATGACGCTGCGCGGCCTGCTCGCGTTCAAGGACGGCGTGCGCGAGCCGATCCCGGTCGACGAGGTCGAGCCGGTCAGCGAGATCGTCAAGCGGTTCAACACCGGCGCCATGTCGTACGGGTCGATCTCCGCCGAGGCGCACGAGACGCTCGCGATCGCGATGAACCGCCTCGGCGGCAAGTCGAACACGGGGGAGGGCGGCGAGGACCCCGAGCGGCTGTACGACCCCGAGCGGCGCTCGGCGATCAAGCAGATCGCGTCGGGCCGGTTCGGCGTGACCAGCGAGTACCTCACGCACGCCGACGACATCCAGATCAAGCTCGCCCAGGGCGCCAAGCCCGGCGAGGGCGGTCAGCTGCCCGGTCACAAGGTGTACCCGTGGGTCGCCAAGACGCGGCACTCGACGCCGGGCGTCGGTCTCATCTCGCCGCCGCCGCACCACGACATCTACTCGATCGAGGACCTCGCGCAGCTCATCCACGACGCGAAGAACGCGAACCCGTCGGCGCGGATCCACACCAAGCTCGTCTCCGAGTTCGGCGTGGGCACGATCGCCGCGGGCGTGGCCAAGGCGCACTCCGACGTCGTGCTCATCTCGGGCCACGACGGCGGCACGGGCGCGAGCCCGCTGACGTCGCTCAAGCACGCGGGCACCCCGTGGGAGATCGGGCTCGCCGAGACGCAGCAGACGCTCGTGCTCAACAACCTGCGCGACCGTGTCGTGGTGCAGGTCGACGGCCAGCTCAAGACCGGTCGCGACGTCGTGGTCGGCGCGCTGCTCGGCGCCGAGGAGTTCGGTTTCGCGACCGCGCCGCTCGTCGTGTCGGGCTGCATCATGATGCGCGTCTGCCACCTGGACACCTGCCCGGTCGGCGTCGCGACGCAGAACCCCGAGCTGCGGTCGCGGTTCACCGGCAAGCCGGAGTTCGTCGTCACGTTCTTCGAGTTCATCGCGCAGGAGGTCCGTGAGCTCCTCGCGCAGCTCGGGTTCCGCACGCTCGAGGAGGCCGTGGGCCACGTCGAGCTGCTCGACACGCGCGCCGCGATCGACCACTGGAAGGCCGAGGGCCTCGACCTGACGCCGGTGCTCGCGGTCCCGGACCCGGTGCCGGGCTCGACGCTGCACCACTCGGCGTCGCAGGACCACGGCCTCGACCGCGCGCTCGACAACCAGCTCATCTCGCTCGCGCAGGACGCGCTCGAGCGGCAGGAGCCCGTGCGCATCGCGCTGCCGATCCGCAACGTCAACCGCACGGTCGGCACGATGCTCGGCCACGAGGTGACCAAGCGGTACGGCGGCGCGGGCCTGCCCGACGACACGATCGACGTGACCGTCACCGGCTCGGCCGGCCAGTCGTTCGGTGCGTTCCTGCCGCGCGGCATCACGCTGCGGCTGTTCGGCGACGCGAACGACTACGTCGCGAAGGGCCTGTCGGGCGGCCGGATCGTCGTGCGCCCCGACCGCAGCGCCGTGCTCTCGCAGCACGACGTGGTCGCGGGCAACGTCATCGGCTACGGCGCGACGTCCGGGCAGGTCTTCCTGCGCGGCCGCGTCGGCGAGCGGTTCGGCGTCCGCAACTCGGGCGCGACGCTCGTCGTCGAGGGCGTGGGCGACCACGGCCTCGAGTACATGACCGGCGGCACCGTGGTGATCCTCGGCCGCACCGGCCGCAACCTCGGCGCCGGCATGTCGGGCGGCACGGCGTACGTGCTCGACCTCGACGTGCCGCTCGTCAACCTCGAGGCGGTCCGCTCCGGCGAGCTGTCGCTCGACCCGCTCGACGACGAGGACGCCGCGCTCGTCGTGGGCCTGCTGCGCACCCACCTGGAGGAGACCGGCTCGCCGGTCGCCGCGCAGCTGCTCGAGGACCCGACGGCGACCCGGGCGCGGTTCACGCGCCTCCTGCCCACCGAGTACGCCCGCGTCCGTCGTGCGCTCGCGCAGGCCGAGGCCGACGGCCTCGACCCCGCCGCGCCCGGCGTGTGGGACCAGATCCTGGAGGTGGCCCGTGGCTGA
- the trpA gene encoding tryptophan synthase subunit alpha produces the protein MSTVDVRSATGERLDALRAGDGEARGRAALVGYLPVGFPTLPGSVDAVRAMVDAGVDVVELGVPYTDPVMDGPVIQRAVDVALAGGTRVRDTLTAVEQVAGRGAPVLVMSYWNLVLRYGVEAFARDLAAAGGAGLITPDLIPDEADDWILASDVHGLDRVFLVAPSSTPERLASTSAASRGFVYAASTMGVTGERATVGSRAEQLVADTRAAGAQRVCVGLGVSRREQAAEVAGYADGVIVGSAFVRPLLDAHESGDVAGGIDALARVTADLADGVRSAVRGDR, from the coding sequence GTGAGCACGGTGGACGTCCGGTCGGCCACGGGGGAGCGTCTCGACGCCCTGCGCGCGGGTGACGGCGAGGCGCGGGGACGCGCGGCCCTGGTCGGCTACCTGCCCGTCGGCTTCCCGACGCTGCCGGGCTCGGTCGACGCCGTGCGCGCGATGGTCGACGCGGGCGTCGACGTCGTCGAGCTCGGCGTCCCGTACACCGACCCCGTCATGGACGGCCCGGTGATCCAGCGCGCGGTCGACGTGGCGCTCGCGGGCGGCACGCGCGTGCGCGACACGCTCACGGCGGTCGAGCAGGTCGCGGGTCGCGGTGCGCCGGTGCTGGTCATGTCGTACTGGAACCTCGTCCTGCGCTACGGCGTCGAGGCGTTCGCGCGTGACCTGGCGGCCGCGGGTGGCGCGGGCCTCATCACGCCGGACCTCATCCCGGACGAGGCCGACGACTGGATCCTCGCCTCGGACGTGCACGGCCTGGACCGCGTGTTCCTCGTCGCGCCGAGCTCCACGCCGGAGCGCCTCGCCTCGACGAGCGCCGCGTCGCGCGGGTTCGTGTACGCGGCGTCGACCATGGGCGTGACGGGGGAGCGGGCGACGGTCGGCTCGCGTGCCGAGCAGCTCGTGGCGGACACCCGCGCGGCCGGTGCGCAGCGCGTGTGCGTGGGTCTCGGGGTGTCGCGGCGCGAGCAGGCGGCCGAGGTCGCCGGCTACGCCGACGGCGTCATCGTCGGGTCGGCCTTCGTCCGGCCGCTCCTCGACGCGCACGAGTCGGGCGACGTCGCGGGCGGCATCGACGCGCTGGCGCGCGTCACGGCGGACCTCGCCGACGGCGTCCGCTCGGCGGTGCGGGGCGACCGGTGA